The stretch of DNA GGCGCTCGAAGCCTACAAGGTCAAGAGGAAGGTGGAGCACAGCCCAAGGGACAAGATCATAGTGGTCGAGGCCGACCAGGTGCCCTCGACAGCAGTCCTATTAAAGGGACAAGTGAGATGCCCCAAGTGCGGTCACGACGAGGTCTACTTCTGGATGATGCAGACGAGGGCCGCCGACGAGCCCCCCACGAGATTCTATAGGTGCAAGAGGTGCGGGTATACGTGGAGAGAATACGCGTGAACGACTGCGCTAGACTATACACGCTGAGGCGCGGCCTAGACAAGCTAGCCCGCGACCTGGTCGAGGCCGTAGAGAGGACTCCTCCGACAGTATCGTCGAGGCATCTCCTTGAGGAGTCGCAGAGACTAGCCTATTCCATGGTGGTCCTGGCTCGGCAGTTGGAGAAGAGCCTGGATTGCGCCTAGCCCCCCGGGCATAATTTTAACTGGGGTCCCAGCTATTCTAAACGGGGGTCTGGATGGTTTCAAGGATAAGGTTCCAGGATGCAAGGACCTGGAGATACATTATAGCGTCTATGGAGAAGGTCTTGGATGAGGGTGTTTTCATCGCCAACAGCGAGGGGTTATCCTTCCGTTCCCTCGACCCCGCTAGGGTGGTCATGGTCGACTTATTCTTCCCCGCTGAGGCTATGAGTGACTACGAGTTGGAGGAGGATGAGGTGGAGTTTGGCGTATCATTCGATACTCTAGTGAAGGTTCTAAGGAGAGCTCGTAAAAACGACGAGCTGGAGATACGCGTGTCCGATACGTTCATCGACGTGCTCTTCCTCGGAAGGGGCTCTCGCAGGTTTAGGATACCCCAGATAACCCTGTCTATAGAGAGGCCCCCTGAGCCGAAGATAGGCTTCACGGTTACGGCCAAGATGCTCGCGACCACCTTCAGGGAATCCATGAGGACTCTGGAGCCCATAGCAGACACTCTCAGCCTGCTAGCCTCGGAGGAGTCGTTCATAATGAGGGGCACGGGCGACATTGAGAGCGCCGAGCTTGAATTCTCGGTGGAGAGGCAGAGCCTGCTCGACATGCAGGTCGAGTCACCGGACTCGTCAAGCTATACCCTCGAATACTTCTCACAGATGCTCCAAGCCGCCCAAGCCGCCGAGACCGCCACGGTAATGTACGCTGGGGACGCGCCCGCGAGGGTCGATTTCGAGTACGTGGGTGGGGGTAGGCTGACATTCTATGTCT from Candidatus Thermodiscus eudorianus encodes:
- a CDS encoding transcription factor S, producing the protein MPATKPAARKSRIRFCPRCGSIMYPRVKDGKKQLFCPRCGYTIDIEDEALEAYKVKRKVEHSPRDKIIVVEADQVPSTAVLLKGQVRCPKCGHDEVYFWMMQTRAADEPPTRFYRCKRCGYTWREYA
- a CDS encoding DNA polymerase sliding clamp; the encoded protein is MVSRIRFQDARTWRYIIASMEKVLDEGVFIANSEGLSFRSLDPARVVMVDLFFPAEAMSDYELEEDEVEFGVSFDTLVKVLRRARKNDELEIRVSDTFIDVLFLGRGSRRFRIPQITLSIERPPEPKIGFTVTAKMLATTFRESMRTLEPIADTLSLLASEESFIMRGTGDIESAELEFSVERQSLLDMQVESPDSSSYTLEYFSQMLQAAQAAETATVMYAGDAPARVDFEYVGGGRLTFYVSPTI